A single Crateriforma conspicua DNA region contains:
- a CDS encoding exo-alpha-sialidase has translation MMTAFRIALLLSMLGVSAYGRAMAAEPDQWKLQPLKYNHPGLQVDLGVGLWAWPLPMDYDDDGDLDLLVSCPDKPSNGVYYFENPTQDPSVKMPVFKAGVRLGPTKTNTQVSYVDGQPRLLVENNELTAFRDGDFSTQRSIYPDASFHVGKTRARMWRYVDWEGDGDQDLIVGIGDWSDYVWDQAFDAQGRWQNGPLHGYVYLIERISGDDYARPRKITAGGSPIDVFGWPSPNFADFDGDGDLDLICGEFLDGFTYFENVGSRSQPSYAVGVMLNGDDGQPLVMHLQMITPTAIDWDRDGDVDLIVGDEDGRVALVENVASGQTGTPVFRQPVYFQQEADTLKFGALATPFAHDWDGDGDEDILCGNTAGNIALFENLDGKGQRWSAPELLQVDGKVFRIMAGPNGSIQGPAEAKWGYTTLSVADWNGDGADDILVNSIWPRLTLLRGTKNGLTEQPLPFWNREPPPRFYWWNQPAENQQSQWRTTPLATDWDQDGQLDLVILDQEGYLTCQSRATDQTRVFVDEDGKPVRMNAKSAGGSGRIKLALVDWDGDGRQDILANSENAVWWRNCEERDGKAVLKRIGNLAKRNVAGHTSSPAVCDFDGNGKPDLLVGAENGRIYFIRHEDCTQFPTDQLVARKPKPADTPRFPGWVDDEFIYTNAPFPQCHASTICETNRGLVAAWFGGTREKHPDVGIWSSYHDGNQWKRPVEVANGIQHDGLRYPCWNPVLFQPPGDAPLMLFFKVGPNARDWWGEVMFSYDGGRSFRDRRRLPETIDGPVRSKPMLLGDGTLLCPSSSEHDDDWRMHYEILSDLRHPELGTSWRRIEPENQPFQVIQPSFLTHSDGRIQALMRSKHSKIFQAVTTDSGNTWNAMTELGLPNPNSGIEALTLADGRHLLLYNHAGGNRKDGWGSRQTLHLAISSNGIDWNKAAVVEHVDKGELSYPAMIQSRDGKVHVTYTWMRKRVKHLVIDPDGLETGAELGLDPWEAN, from the coding sequence GTGTGTATTACTTTGAGAACCCCACACAGGATCCGTCGGTCAAAATGCCGGTTTTCAAAGCCGGGGTTCGGTTGGGGCCGACCAAAACGAACACACAGGTCAGCTACGTCGATGGGCAACCGCGATTGCTGGTGGAAAACAATGAACTGACCGCATTTCGCGACGGTGACTTTTCCACCCAACGCAGCATCTATCCCGACGCGAGTTTTCATGTCGGAAAGACAAGGGCACGGATGTGGCGTTATGTGGATTGGGAAGGCGATGGCGACCAAGATCTGATAGTTGGCATTGGCGACTGGTCCGATTACGTCTGGGATCAAGCTTTTGACGCGCAAGGACGCTGGCAAAACGGGCCGCTTCACGGCTATGTTTATTTGATCGAACGGATCTCCGGCGATGACTACGCACGGCCACGAAAGATCACCGCCGGTGGATCACCGATCGACGTTTTTGGGTGGCCCAGTCCGAACTTTGCTGACTTCGACGGCGACGGCGACCTGGATTTGATTTGTGGCGAATTCCTGGACGGGTTCACCTATTTCGAAAACGTGGGGTCGCGATCGCAGCCATCCTATGCGGTTGGCGTCATGCTGAACGGGGACGACGGACAGCCGCTGGTGATGCATCTGCAGATGATCACGCCCACCGCCATCGACTGGGATCGTGATGGAGACGTGGACCTGATCGTTGGTGATGAAGACGGTCGCGTGGCGTTGGTGGAAAATGTCGCGTCCGGTCAAACAGGCACCCCGGTGTTTCGGCAGCCGGTCTATTTCCAACAAGAAGCGGACACGTTGAAGTTCGGCGCGCTGGCCACGCCCTTTGCGCACGATTGGGATGGGGACGGCGATGAAGACATTTTGTGCGGCAACACGGCGGGCAACATCGCCCTGTTTGAAAACCTGGACGGCAAAGGCCAGCGTTGGTCGGCACCCGAATTGTTGCAGGTCGACGGTAAGGTCTTTCGAATCATGGCGGGGCCCAATGGGTCGATTCAGGGGCCTGCAGAAGCCAAGTGGGGATACACCACGTTGTCGGTCGCAGATTGGAACGGAGACGGCGCTGACGACATTTTGGTTAATTCCATTTGGCCTCGCTTGACGCTGCTGCGCGGCACTAAGAACGGATTGACCGAACAGCCGTTGCCGTTTTGGAATCGGGAACCGCCGCCGCGTTTTTATTGGTGGAATCAACCCGCGGAAAACCAGCAATCCCAGTGGCGGACGACGCCGTTGGCCACGGATTGGGATCAAGACGGTCAGCTGGACTTGGTCATCTTGGACCAGGAAGGTTATCTGACGTGCCAGAGTCGAGCGACCGATCAAACGCGAGTCTTTGTCGACGAAGATGGCAAGCCCGTCCGCATGAATGCGAAATCTGCTGGAGGTAGCGGGCGTATCAAGCTGGCGTTGGTCGATTGGGACGGTGACGGACGACAGGACATCTTGGCCAACAGCGAGAACGCGGTCTGGTGGCGGAACTGTGAAGAACGCGATGGGAAAGCGGTGCTCAAGCGGATCGGCAATCTAGCCAAGCGGAATGTTGCCGGTCATACGTCCAGCCCCGCCGTTTGTGATTTTGACGGCAATGGAAAGCCGGACCTTTTGGTGGGAGCAGAAAACGGCAGGATCTATTTCATCCGTCACGAAGACTGCACCCAGTTTCCTACCGACCAGTTGGTGGCACGAAAACCGAAGCCGGCGGACACGCCGCGGTTCCCCGGTTGGGTCGACGACGAATTCATCTACACCAATGCGCCCTTCCCGCAGTGTCATGCATCGACAATCTGCGAAACGAATCGCGGTTTGGTAGCAGCATGGTTCGGTGGGACTCGTGAAAAGCATCCCGATGTCGGGATCTGGTCCAGCTATCACGATGGGAACCAATGGAAGCGACCGGTCGAGGTGGCCAACGGGATCCAGCACGATGGCCTGCGATATCCCTGTTGGAACCCAGTGCTGTTCCAACCACCCGGTGACGCGCCGCTGATGTTGTTTTTCAAGGTCGGTCCGAACGCACGCGATTGGTGGGGCGAGGTCATGTTCAGCTATGACGGCGGGCGGTCCTTTCGCGATCGTCGTCGCTTGCCGGAAACGATCGACGGTCCGGTGCGTTCCAAGCCGATGCTTTTAGGTGATGGTACCCTGCTCTGCCCGTCTTCCAGCGAACACGATGACGATTGGCGGATGCATTATGAGATTCTGTCGGATCTCAGGCACCCTGAACTGGGAACTTCGTGGCGAAGAATCGAACCGGAGAATCAGCCGTTTCAAGTGATTCAGCCCAGTTTCTTGACGCATTCCGACGGCCGCATCCAGGCTTTGATGCGATCGAAGCATTCGAAGATCTTTCAAGCTGTCACGACGGATTCCGGAAATACCTGGAACGCGATGACGGAATTGGGATTGCCCAATCCCAATTCGGGTATCGAAGCGTTGACGTTGGCCGATGGTCGCCACCTGTTGCTTTACAACCATGCCGGTGGCAATCGCAAGGACGGTTGGGGATCACGACAGACGTTACATCTTGCGATCAGTTCCAATGGCATCGATTGGAACAAGGCCGCGGTGGTCGAACACGTCGATAAAGGTGAGCTGTCATATCCGGCGATGATCCAGTCACGTGACGGCAAAGTCCACGTGACGTACACCTGGATGCGCAAGCGAGTGAAGCACTTGGTCATCGATCCCGATGGTTTGGAAACAGGTGCCGAGCTGGGGTTGGACCCATGGGAAGCGAACTGA